DNA from Streptomyces sp. NBC_01260:
CCTGAACGGGTCCCTGCGGGTGGCCACCGGCGCCGCGCTCGGCATGATCATGGCCGGGGCCGTCCAGGCAGGGCTCGGTGCGGCCGGGCTGGCCGCACTTCTGGCGGCGCGGCCGGACCTCTTCGCGGCCTTCCGGTGGACCGGTGCGGTCGTCCTGCTCGGCTGGGCGTCGCTGGCCCTGCGCCGGGCGGTCAGCGGGGACGGCGCCGAGGCCCGGGCCCCGTCCCGCCCCCCGGCCGAGGTCGCCGCGCACGCACCGCACGCACCGCCCTGCGAGCCGTCCTCACCCGCGGCGGCGCCGACGGAAAGCACCGGCCCCTCGGTACGCCAGGCCTTCGGGCAGGGGCTGCTGTGCACCGGGTCCAACCCCAAGGTGGGCATCTTCCTGATGGCGTTCCTGCCCCAGTTCGTTCCCCCGGGCATGTCCCCGGCGGCTGGCGTCCCCCTGCTGGCAGCCTGTTACCTGTCCCTGGGACTGATCTGGCTGCTCACCTGGATGCGACTGGTCCACCGCCTCGCCCGGCACCTGCGGTCCCCGCGGATGCTGCGGATCGCCGACGGTCTCACCGCAGCCGTGTTCGGTGTCTTCGCGGTCCGCCTGGTGCTGAGTGGTTGAGGGGCCCTTTCACTCCGTCCGTCCGGGGAACGCGCCCGGTCGGACGTTCATGGGAAAGGACCCCTGAGGCCCCCACGGCGTCACACCCTCCGCAGCCGCTGCTCCACGTCCTCCTGCCACGCCAGCCTGCGCGCATAGCTCAACAGTGGGGCGGGCAGGGAGAACCGGCCCGGCGCGTACTCCCGCAGCAGACTCGCCCCGACCAGGCGGCGCAGCGCGCGTGACGCCTCCAGCGGGGTCGTCCCCGCCAGGTCCGCCACGGTGTACACGCTGACGAGCCGCCCCCCGGTACGGGCGAACAACCGGAAGCAGTCGCGCACGGGTTCCGGCAGGGACAAGTAGGAGAGTTCGAACGCCGCGTGGACCGCGGCGAACAGGTCGTCGGCCTCGACCGGCAGGTCCCGGTGCGCCGCGGCCTCCTTGAACTCCACGCACAGCTGGGTCAGCGCCACCCCGGGACGCTCCCCGAGGCGTGCCGCGAGAAGGCGGACCGCCAACGGCAGGCCGCCGCACAAGCGGTTCAGCGCCATCGCGGCGAGCGGCTCGGCTCCCACCCGCCCTTTTCCCAGAAGCCGGGCCAGCAGCGTGAGGGCCTCGTCCTCGCCGAGCACGTCGAGGTCGAGGCGCGGCACACCGCCCTGGGCCACCAGTCCCGGCAGGCTGCCGCGGCTCGTCACAAGGACCGCGCATCCCGCCGTCCCCGGCACGAGCGGACGGACCTGACTCTCCTCGCACGCGTTGTCCAGCATGATCAGCACCCGCCTGCCCGACAGGAGGGTGCGGTACAGGTTCGCGGCCTCGTCGAGGGCGTCAGGGATCTCCGCGGCAGAAACTCCCAACGCGCGGAGGAACGAGGCGAGGACCTCCCTGGGGTGCAGGGGCCGCCGGTCGGCGTAACCGTACAGATCGGCGTACAGCTGTCCGTCCGGAAAGCGTTCGCGCACCCGGTGTGCCCAGCGCACGGCCAGGGAGGTCTTGCCCACGCCGGGGAAGCCGGTGAGCAGTGCGGCCGGGACCTGGCCGCTGTGCTCACCGGTGCTGAGCAGCAGCCGGTCCAGCCGTTTCA
Protein-coding regions in this window:
- a CDS encoding LysE family translocator, producing MAPGPDLVLITGLVLNGSLRVATGAALGMIMAGAVQAGLGAAGLAALLAARPDLFAAFRWTGAVVLLGWASLALRRAVSGDGAEARAPSRPPAEVAAHAPHAPPCEPSSPAAAPTESTGPSVRQAFGQGLLCTGSNPKVGIFLMAFLPQFVPPGMSPAAGVPLLAACYLSLGLIWLLTWMRLVHRLARHLRSPRMLRIADGLTAAVFGVFAVRLVLSG